CTCGTCCCAGGGGATGTGCAGGGCGACGGAGGGCGCGATGCCGGTGAGGCGCTGGACCTCGGCGGCGTCGTCGAGCTTCTCGTACACGTCACGGGCGGCCCCCGGCGCGGCGAAGGTCTTGAAGCGGGTGCCGGAGTTGCCGTAGCCCCACGAGGGCGTCTCGATTCTTTGCTGGTCGAGGGTGCCGAACAGGTCCTGGGTATGCACTTTGTTCTCCTCCATAACGATGAGCTAGGTGTTGGCCGCGTCAAGGGTGGCGCGGAGATTCTTGGGGAGGGGGTATGCTCCCGGCGTCAGCCCGGCGTAGTTGGTGCAGGCCCGACCTCATGCCCCCACAACGCGTGCCGGAGCGCCCGCACCACGTCCTCCCTGGCCCGCCGCGACACCCTGGCCGTTGGGACGAACACGTCGAAGCCGTGATACGCCCCCGGATACACGTGCAATTCGGTGGGCACCCCCGCCCGCAGCAGCCGTTGCGCGTACTCGATGTTCTCGTCCAGGAACAAATCCAGCTCCCCGACACTGATAAACGTCGGCGGCAGGCCGGAGACGTCCTCTGCCCGCGCGGGCGCAGCCTGGTATGGCACGTCCTCCCCCCCCGGCTCCCGCCCCAGGTAGCACTGCCAGCCGAATCGGTTTCCCGCCCGGTCCCACAGAAGATGATCCGAGCCGACCTCCTCGGCACTCCGGGTGTTGCGGTCATCCAGCATGGGGTAGATCAACACCTCGAAGCAGACGGGAACTTCCCCGCGGTCGCGGGCCAGCAGCCCCAGGCCGGCCGCGAGTCCACCGCCCGCACTCCCCCCACCAATGGCGATCCGCTCCGGATTCACGCCGAGCGCCTCGGCGTGCGTGTACAGCCATGTCAGGGCGGCGTAGCAATCCTCCAACGGGCCTGGGAAGGGCACCTCGGGCGCGAGGCGGTATTCGACCGACACCACCACGCAGTCCACCGCGTGCGTCAGGGGACCGACATACTGGTCATCGCCCGCCACGCTGCCCAGCATGTACCCCCCGCCGTGAATCCACAGCAGGGCGGGCCGCTGCCCACCCGCTCTGGCCGGGCGGTAGAGGCGGACCATGACGTCAGGGGCACCCTGGGGTCCCGGGATGAGCCGGTCCTCGGCGAGGACGTCCGGTGACGGCAGCGAGGCGCGATTGAGGTCCGCGAACGTCGCCTGGTGCTCCTCGCGCAGCCGGGGAAGCACCCCGGGAGTGAGGACCATCGGAGGCAGCCCACCAAGGGGGCCGACCAGTTCAGGGTCGATCCGGGCAATCTTAGTCATGGGACCTTCCAAGTGAAAGCAACACGAGATCATGTCGGGTCGCCACGGCAGGGGTTCGGCGCGGGGGTAACCACCGACGACGCGCGAACGGGCCGGACGCGCACGTGGAGGGCGTCATATCAACACCTCCGCCCTGGCCACCAGGGCGTGACGACCCGAGCCCAAGACCTGGACTGTCTCCGCCGAGCGGTATTCCTCGGGCAGAAGCACCTCCGCTGTCACGCCCACCGGGAGGACCACGTCCAGTTCGAAGGTGTCTCCCGCCTTGCGCCACTCCACCTCGAAGTGTCCGGTGGGCGCGTCGTGCGTGACCCGCGCCCACGCCAGGGGTCCCGGCTGGGGCGCGATCCTCACCCGTGTAAAGCCCGCCTCCAGGGGCAAGAGCCCACCAGTTCCCTCGAACAGCCACTGCCCGACACTGCCCAGCGAGTAGTGATTGAAGGAGTTCATGTTCGGGTCACCGAAGCCCCGCTCGTGCGTGAACCCGTCCCAACGCTCCCAAATGGTCGTCGCGCCCTGCCGTACGGAGAACAACCACGACGGGAAGGTGTCCCGCGCCAGCAGCCGCTGGGCGATGTCGGCGCGGCCCCCTTCGGCGAGCACCGGCAGCAGGTGCGCCACCCCCAGGAACCCCGTCGTGAGGTGGTCGCCGCGTGCCTCGATGAGGTCCACCAGCCGGGCCAACGCCGAGGGTCTCAGGTGTTCGGAAAGCAGGCCGAAGCGGAGCGCCAGGGTCTGCCCCGTCTGCGTGCGCCCCCTCAGCCACCCGTTCTCCTCCAGGTACGCCGTCTGAAAGGCCACGCAAATTCGCTCGAACAGCACCCTGTACGCCCGCGCCTCCTCCCGCCTTCCCAGTGCCGCCGCCATCTCCGCCATGAGCCGCGCGTCATGCGCCCAAAAGGCGGTCGCCACGAGGTCCTTGGGGGTACGGCTACCGAAGCCGTCCTTTGGGTCGTCGCCGTCCTGCGCGAGCCAATCGCCGTAGTCGTTGCCCCGGCGCCTCAGCCACAGGAACTCGGGGTTCGCCTCCCCGATGTACGTCATCCAGCGCGTCATGGCCGTCCATGCGCGCTGAGCGACGCTCAGATCACCGCCGTACCGCCACAGTGTCCACGGAACGATCACGCCCGCGTCCCCCCAGCCGGGCGCACCGTCCTGCTCGGTCACGAGGCGGGGTGCCACATCCGGAAAGGCCCCAGCGGGACTCTGCGCGTCGAGCACGTCCTGCATCCACTTGGAGAAGAACGCTGCGCAGTCGGCATTCAGCAGAGCGGTGGGTGCGAATACCTGGGCGTCGCCAAGCCAGCCGAGCCGTTCGTCCCGCTGCGGGCAGTCGGTGGGCACGGACAGGAAGTTGCCGCGGCGGCTCCAGTCGATATTGGACTGGAGCTGGTTCAGGTTCGGGTCGGAGCACGCGAAGGTGCCTGCCTGCGGGGTGTCGCTGCCGACCACCACGCCGTGAAGGTCGAGGAGCTGCGCGTCCCCGACGACTTCGACGAAGCGGAAGCCGTGGAAGGTGAAGCGGGGTTCGAACACCTCCTCGGGATCACCCTTACAGACGTAGGTGTCCGTGGCGGCGGCGGAGCGGAGCGCCTCGGTGTACAGGGCACCGTCACCCCGGAGCATCTCCGCGAAGCGCAGGGTGACGCGCGCGCCCGCCTCTCCCCGAACGCGGACGCGGACCCACCCGACGATGTTCTGCCCGAGGTCAAAAATCCGCACGCCCGGCGCAAAGAGGATGTCCTGTGCGGGTTTCAGGGTGGCGAGCGCGCGGATGGGCGGTCCGGCGTCCGCCGTCAGGGTGCCGTGCCAGCGGGTCGTGACGACGGGCGACCAGGCGGAGTCGTCGTAGTCGGCGAGGTCCCAGCCGGGCAACTCGGCGCGGGCGTCGTACGTTTCGCCCATCAGCAGGTCGGATGCGCGGACCGGTCCGGTGGTGGCGGTCCATGACCCGTCGGTCGTGACGACGACCCGCGCGCCGGTGTCGAGGTGCACTTCGAGCTGCGCGAGGAAGCGGGGGCGGGGACCGTAGTGGCGGCGCTCGTTGCGGAAGCCGACGTACCCGCAGTACCAGCCGTCGCCCAGCACCGCACCAAGGGCGTTGTCGCCCTCTTGCAGCAACGAGGTGACGTCATAGGTCTGGTACAGCACACGCGTGTGATAGTCGGTCCAGCCGGGCGCGAGGAGGGCGTCACCAACCCGCTGCCCGTTGAGGCGCGCCTCGTACAAGCCGAGTGCCGTGACGTACAGCCGTGCCGAACGGACGGGGGCGTCCAACCGGAAGGTCCGGCGCATCAGGGGCACCGGGCGGGGTCGGTCCTCGCGGCTCCAGACCTCGTGCTCGACCCAGGTGGCCTGCCAGTCCCCCGGGGTGAGAAGTCCCATCTCCCACGTCGAGACGTCACTCCACGGCCCCGGTCGGCCCCCCTCGTCCCACACGCGGACCTTCCAGCAGCAGCGTTGCCGGCTGGGCAGCGGCGACCCGGCGTACGTGATGTGTGAGGTCACGCCGTCCAGCCGACCGCTGTCCCACACATTCCCGTCGTCCTGCGCGAGGTGATTGGGGGTGGTGGCCACGAGGACCTGAGCGGCGGTGATCGTGCGGCCCTGCCCTTCGCCCGTCACCCACCAGCTCAGACGTGGAGCGGCGGTGTCGAGACCAAGGGGCGCGACCTTGTGGTTGACGCGCAGGCGAATCGGGGTGAGGGTCATGCTGAGAAGGCTCCTGTGGCTATGAGGCGTGGGACTTTGGACCGAAGGAGTGATGAACTCTGAGTTCGGGGCAGGCGAGTGGGAGCGCGGGGCAGCTGTGCAGGACGACGCCGGGGGCGCAGGGAGAGGACAATTCGTAGGGGCCGCCGAGACTCAGGGGGAGCGCCGTTCCAGCAGCCCCTGCACCCTGAGCCAGTCGTGGAAGTGGTCAATCCAGGTGTCGCTGGGGAGGCCCTGACGCCGCAGCCCGAAGCCGTGCCCGCCCCGGCTATAGACGTGCAGCTCAACGGGAAGCCCTGCCGCGCGCCACGCCACGTACAGTTCCAGGTTTGGCCTCACGACGGCATCGCCGAGGTCGTCGTCGTTCGCGTAGGCCAGGAACAGCGGCGGTGCGTCGTCCGGCACGGTGACCTCCTCCCACAGCGCCCCATAGATGGGTGCAGCGAAGTTCGGGCCAGGGCCCGTTCCCGGCTGCAACGTGACGTTGACCGTCACGTTGCCTCCCGCGGAGAAGCCCATCAAGCCCACCCGGTCGGCCGCCACGCCCCACTCGCTCGCATGCTCCCGCACGAGGGCCAAAGCCCGCTGCCCGTCGGCGAGAAGATGTGGCCGGTGTCCCCGGGTCAGGTCGCGCATGGCATCGTGGCTTGAAAACAGTTCGTGGATGTGCTTCTCGAACGCATCATCCAGGTCAGGCGTCGGGATGACGCGGTACTTCAGCACGAACGCCGCGACGCCTCGCGCG
The Deinococcus sp. YIM 134068 DNA segment above includes these coding regions:
- a CDS encoding alpha/beta hydrolase, which translates into the protein MTKIARIDPELVGPLGGLPPMVLTPGVLPRLREEHQATFADLNRASLPSPDVLAEDRLIPGPQGAPDVMVRLYRPARAGGQRPALLWIHGGGYMLGSVAGDDQYVGPLTHAVDCVVVSVEYRLAPEVPFPGPLEDCYAALTWLYTHAEALGVNPERIAIGGGSAGGGLAAGLGLLARDRGEVPVCFEVLIYPMLDDRNTRSAEEVGSDHLLWDRAGNRFGWQCYLGREPGGEDVPYQAAPARAEDVSGLPPTFISVGELDLFLDENIEYAQRLLRAGVPTELHVYPGAYHGFDVFVPTARVSRRAREDVVRALRHALWGHEVGPAPTTPG
- a CDS encoding family 78 glycoside hydrolase catalytic domain — protein: MTLTPIRLRVNHKVAPLGLDTAAPRLSWWVTGEGQGRTITAAQVLVATTPNHLAQDDGNVWDSGRLDGVTSHITYAGSPLPSRQRCCWKVRVWDEGGRPGPWSDVSTWEMGLLTPGDWQATWVEHEVWSREDRPRPVPLMRRTFRLDAPVRSARLYVTALGLYEARLNGQRVGDALLAPGWTDYHTRVLYQTYDVTSLLQEGDNALGAVLGDGWYCGYVGFRNERRHYGPRPRFLAQLEVHLDTGARVVVTTDGSWTATTGPVRASDLLMGETYDARAELPGWDLADYDDSAWSPVVTTRWHGTLTADAGPPIRALATLKPAQDILFAPGVRIFDLGQNIVGWVRVRVRGEAGARVTLRFAEMLRGDGALYTEALRSAAATDTYVCKGDPEEVFEPRFTFHGFRFVEVVGDAQLLDLHGVVVGSDTPQAGTFACSDPNLNQLQSNIDWSRRGNFLSVPTDCPQRDERLGWLGDAQVFAPTALLNADCAAFFSKWMQDVLDAQSPAGAFPDVAPRLVTEQDGAPGWGDAGVIVPWTLWRYGGDLSVAQRAWTAMTRWMTYIGEANPEFLWLRRRGNDYGDWLAQDGDDPKDGFGSRTPKDLVATAFWAHDARLMAEMAAALGRREEARAYRVLFERICVAFQTAYLEENGWLRGRTQTGQTLALRFGLLSEHLRPSALARLVDLIEARGDHLTTGFLGVAHLLPVLAEGGRADIAQRLLARDTFPSWLFSVRQGATTIWERWDGFTHERGFGDPNMNSFNHYSLGSVGQWLFEGTGGLLPLEAGFTRVRIAPQPGPLAWARVTHDAPTGHFEVEWRKAGDTFELDVVLPVGVTAEVLLPEEYRSAETVQVLGSGRHALVARAEVLI
- a CDS encoding alpha/beta hydrolase translates to MIDSTLPDRATFELPLWPNGAPTSLEGTRAERWSTTPPGTAVHFRFVRNVSAPTLTAFLPDPQVATDTAVIVCPGGAHHTLAIEHEGYDVARWLAARGVAAFVLKYRVIPTPDLDDAFEKHIHELFSSHDAMRDLTRGHRPHLLADGQRALALVREHASEWGVAADRVGLMGFSAGGNVTVNVTLQPGTGPGPNFAAPIYGALWEEVTVPDDAPPLFLAYANDDDLGDAVVRPNLELYVAWRAAGLPVELHVYSRGGHGFGLRRQGLPSDTWIDHFHDWLRVQGLLERRSP